CCATTCTTCTCATGCCTCCCTGACTGGCTCTCATCTTTTTCAGTGGCCCCCTTCTGCTTGCCCACACATGTAGGCGGCTCTCAAAAGTTCTCGTGGCCTCTTTTTCACATTACATGCTTCCTCTGGATGTCTTATCTAACAATACAACATGGACTTTCTGCGGAAATGATTCCCAAGCCTTTATTTTCCCATTAGTTGCTAGGTGTACATTTTCAGATGCTGGTTTGCCATCTCTTGAGGTAGCATATTTCAAAGCCAGATCACCCCGCTTACTCTTGGATCTCCCCTCTTCCTCTTGTTGAGAGTTGGAAGCAGAGAATGGGTAGTATCTCTATATCCCTTTTCCTTTGCTAATTTGCCCTTTTTTGGAACATTTGTTAACCCTAGTCATTCTCTGCTAAAGGAGGGCTTGACTAGAGCTACTTAACGAGAGTTTAGTGCATACCTATCCTATGGAAGCCAGTGTGTTGAGCCCTTCTTAGGGCTGCCAAAGAAATGGATGCTCCTATGCCCAGGCTCAGTCAGGGACTTGGGAGATACTATACTTGGGATGGGAGTAAGTGGAATGCCAGCTGCCATGCATAATGCAGTGGTGTTCATGGTGGTTGGTCAGCCCACACTGTATCAAGCTCTGCAGATTTTTACTCTGTTAATGCACATATTACCTCATTAGTCTTGGCCTTCCTGGGGAGTTGTATGTAACATGTATTTTCTCTCTCATAGTGATTGACGACACAACCAAAGAGGTGGTGTATAGGGATTATATTGACATCAGTGTTGCAGTGGCCACCCCACGGGTATGttggggcaggaggtggggaaTGTTGGTCTTAGACCCTCACCTTATCTGTGTGAAGGAGATCACACAAGAGAAATCATTTctttaattctgtatttttagaaggGAGTTAGTAAAagtaaccttttttttcttttaaaccatgCCGCATTCTTTTAACACTTTCTGTTAATCACACTGAGTAATGAAGGTATTCTAGGGAGGGCATACCATGGGTTGAATCAAGGGAGTTGTTAACTATAAAAGGTACTATTAATTTGCAACTGAAAACAGCTTTTCACCCCCTTCAGGGTCTGGTGGTTCCAGTCATCAGGAATGTGGAAGCTATGAATTTTGCAGATATTGAACGGACCATCACTGAACTGGGAGAGAAGGTAAAGTAGAAAGATGTATACAAGCTGCTAAGCAGGCGAGGGAAGAGAGCCTTCAGAAGGCTGGGCTCACTAGCAAGCAGTGCTCATGGAAAGTCAAGTGCATAGCCCCTGAGAAAAGCAGTTGCCCATGAGagctaagtattttatatatctgGTGGAGTTTACCATGCTCTGGTAACTGAAATCTCATCAGATGAGACCTGCTAGAAAAGATCATCTTTGAAGTCTTCAACTGTATGAAATTGTGCCTTTTCTCTGGTGGAGCACTGGTCATAGACACCTTAGCCGAACAACTGTCACACGGAAGCTAGCGCTTGTGCCATCGATCTCGATACAAGCTTTCTGGActtcctttgcttttttgtttttagaggcagggtctcgctgtgttgcccaggctggagtagagtggtagagtcatagcttactgcagccttgcactcctgggctcaagcgattctcctgcctcagcctcccaagtagctgggactacaggtgtgcaccaccatgcctggctaattcttaagttttttatacagatgggggtctcactatgttgcccaggttggccttgaactcctggcctcaagcagtcctcctgcctcggcctcccaaagcgctgggattatggACTGACTTTAGGTGAAGGAAACTGGGTTGGCTTGATATTTCAATTATGAAATCTGTTTTTAGGCCCGAAAGAATGAACTTGCCATTGAAGATATGGATGGCGGTACCTTCACCATTAGCAATGGAGGCGTTTTTGGCTCGCTCTTTGGAACACCCATTATCAACCCCCCTCAGTCTGCCATCCTGGGGATGCATGGCATCTTTGACAGGCCAGTGGCTATAGGAGGCAAGGTAGGAACCGTCACTTCTAAGGTCCTAGTGGCTAGGTCTCGATGAAAGGGAAATCCAACTAAATGCTAATTGTAAAACATTAACTATAATTTCAGGCCTAAGTTCCATTTCTTAGTTTCTAATAGCTAAGGCACTGATTATCAAATTGTGGTCTGGATCAGCATCATCTGGGACCTTATTAGAAATGCATATTCTTAGACCCCATCCCAGACTTAAAGAAGAAGTGCAGATGATCCTGATGCatattcaagtttgagaaccactgagctgAGGAGGCTTGTTTGCTTCTATGGAGTGGGGGATATAGTTGGAAACGTGGTCCCTTGCCCCTGGGAAACAGATGACAATTATGCATGTCAGTCTGTGAGCTGCCAAGTTGTATGATAAAGCTTGTAAATTTCCCGGGAGTTCAGAGAATTAAGTATTAAAAGGGGCTTGAGCTGGCCCTTAGAAGATACGTTGGTATCAAAAAAGCTTTCTGGGAACTCCTGTGTTTAGAATCCTTTTGGGTTACTGACTCCTGTGTGAAACCACAGTCTGTAGATCTTCCTGGAAAATGCCCATACACCCAGCTACACATACAATTCCAGAATTTGTAGaccctggcttaatttttttttttttttttaaattctaacccCAGAGAGAAGCAAGTACAGGCAGCCAGAACTGAAGGGAAAACTTTCCTTGTAGGCAGCAGATGCGTTAGAGGGCagagtatgtttttaaaaaataaaaggcagttgTGAGAAGACAGTTTTCTTGGCAAACTTTGTTTCTGAGTGGGGAAGCTTTGCACTGAGGGTAAGTCCTGGTCTTTGAAATACTGTAAATATGCAGAGGCAACATCAATAGGAAAGGCTCTGGAATTAGGAACTTTCTTATGGGCTGTGCTAAATCTCCTTCAGCGAGGCTGGCTGTGGCTTGCTGGAGACAAACCTATTTACCTTTCCTCTCTGTAGGTAGAGGTGCGGCCCATGATGTACGTGGCACTGACCTATGATCACCGGCTGATTGATGGCAGAGAGGCTGTGACTTTCCTCCGCAAAATCAAGGCAGCGGTAGAGGATCCCAGAGTCCTCCTCCTGGATCTTTAGGAGGAACCCACACACCCTACAAGTTGATCATGCAGGAACTGAAAACCAGTCTTCTCCCTGTCCCCTCATGGGTCCCGGGTTAGCCTGGTGACAGGCAGACACATGCTGTTGGCCTCAAGCAAGGAAGCAGAGCACTGTGTAACCAGCAGTCACAGGTCTTTTCTTGGCGTTCCTGCCAGGCTCTCCCTCTCTGCACCTGTCTCATAGCCTCGAATATCTTAATTCCTTAGGCTTAAGAGAGAGAGCCTTAATGGATGCTCATTCATATTCCTGCCTTTCTTCCATCAGCTCTCTGCAAAGATGATTTTGCTTTTCCCTAGTGCTGGTATACTATAGAGAAACCCCTGGGGACCATGTGATTAAGTTCCTATCTTTTGAAAGTTTGTTCTGCAGAGACTTCTAGGAGGATGCTGTGCCTCCCAAGCTCAGAGCAGCCTCTGTCCTGGCTGTGCACATTCTCCCTTGATTCCACTTGTGTGGAGGGATTGAACACAGGCAAAGAGGTGCTGCTTTGCTTCTTCAATGGCACCTTCATTCTCCGTTGTCATTGACTTCAAGATGCCTCTTCtacctcttccaggaagcacAGGCCAGGGGATCTGGGTGTGTGAGTGGGAGGAGAGGGCAGAGGTCCCCTGAGGTCATGCATTGTAATCATCATAGAAGGAGAGCCCAGGCCTGCCCTCACGCTCTCCATCATAGGCTGACACCAAGAAGACTCGTCTTGGCACAATCTCACACAGCTGGGGCTGTAGCAACCCTTTCCAACCCCTTTGCTGGTTGCTGGGCCTCATTCTAGCACCTTGTTCTTAGAGCAGATTCTAGCACATCATGGCAGTGGGACCAAGCGTGGTCCCGAGGAAGGGCCAGAGCCTGGTAGAGACTAGGGAAGGGAGGTCTCCTCTAGACTGACTCACATTGCCTTGAGCTTTTCAGTTAAGTTGCTGTAAGCACCTGGGCTGAGGAGGCAGTTTTTGTTCCTTCCTGCGTTATAGCGGGGCCTTGTCTCTTCCTCTGCAGGACACAGATCTGGAGGACGTGGACTGGGGTAGGAAACCACCCTGAGGGTGTTAGTACCTAGTGGTGAAACGGATGAGGTCATTTCTAAGGTGTGTTGCCCGTGGATCTGGGCACAATCATTGGAATTCCTTGGAGCCACTGGGATTCATGGCTTTGTATCCAACTGCATCCAGGCCTGAGGCTGCTGACGTTTGACACCAGGGCCAGTAGAGAGTGCCCTTTTGTATCTTAAGCCAAGAAGtgaggcctgggggtgggggaggggggaaggggtgggagcCAATACTGAGTGCCTGCAGCATCTACTACTCTGTCTTCACTATTCAGAACTTGTAACTAAAGTATTTAAAGAAACtgattttaaatgcaaattaaagggCAGATATTCTCAAACAGGGTTCCTGTATCTGTTCCTTTTGGCTACTGAGGTGGTACAAGTCCCCAGCACTGTTGCACTGAAATTATTGAAAGCCACTCAAGGTCCTGTTGCTTATTTTGTGAAATCAGAAATCCCTTATGTGGAACTTAACACTCATAATTTGACAGAAGGTAGAACCCTGACTGCCAGCCGGGAAAGTGTTGCCAAAAAGAGTCAACCtctgtaaaaatatttgaagagatttattctgagccaagtGTGAGTGACTGATGGCCTGTGATACAACTCttaggagatcctgagaacatgtgtccagGGTCGTCTGGCTACaacttagttttatacatttaatacattttagggagacataagataCCAGTCagtacatgtaagatgtacagtGGTTTGGTCTGGAGAGGCAGGACAGCTCAAGACCTGGGGATGTTGTCATAGGCAGaatcaaagattttctgattggcaattggttgaaagagttattatctaaagacctggaatcaatagaaaggaatgtctgggttacagtaaggggttgtggagaccaaggttttatgcagatgaagcctccagccagcaggcttcagagaaaatagattgtaaatgctTCTCATCAGACTTAAGGAGCCTGTTTTAAcagtaattccaaaagggaggggAGTATAATGAGGAATGGCTGGCTCCCTCTTCCCACCATGGCCCGAACTAGcgtttcaggttaactttggaatacCCTTGACTGAGACGAGGGGTCCATACAGATGGTTGGGGGGCTtaggatgttttttgttttgtttccataaAGCATCATAGTCTCTTAGTGCCCCACCTTCCTTGAGCCTGTCAAGCCATACTCTAGAATAGAGAATTTGGGGTCACCATCTTTGTGAAGCCCTTTCAAAACACCAGTAGACTTGCATTTTTTGTGTGGGCTTACATTATTTCAGTGATGGATTTGGGAGGAGTGGGGGCATCTCATTTCATTTGGATTTGATAGCCTTGTGGACCAAGATGCTCAAGGTCAATACACATGAACAGGTGAGGGTTGATGACCTAGGAGCAGTGGTCAGTGAGCGTGAGTGTACAGGGTGGGTAGCTAACCTAGACTGCAGGTGGCAGGTGTGATGGAGTCCAGGCTTAAACACAGCCTTGTCTTTTCCAGAGTCCCTGTCTGCTGAGCTCTTGCAGTGAGGCCATCCCTCTGTGAAGGTCTGTCACAGGAGGGAAGTGGGTCCCAGAGAGTAGAACTAGAGCTCTAGtagatagaaaaacaaattaggtTGAATGAAAGGAAGAACAGGATTTGGTGTTAGAAGCTTTAATTTATCTATCTGGTAAACCTGCAAAATAGGCATTATTTACCCCATTTTATCGAAAGGAGGTCGACTGTAAGAGCTGGGACCCACAGTATTCTAAACTCAGGGCCCAACAAAGTGTCAGATGTGTAGCTTTGGGTGGATGAAGCACAGAAGTTCCAGAAGGGACTTGTGCTTCATGAAGCGGTGGTTGGAAGTGGTCCAGCCTGACTTAGGGAGAGTAGCAGAAGGAACACTAACTTGCAACTCTGGCTAGGTTGTGTCCTTAACctttttgagcttcagttttctcaggaGCTACCGTCTGTTGCAAGGGGTCACTGTGAGGATGAAACTGGTATTCCCCCAGGCACCATGAGCCTCTTCCAAGGCTTCTTCATCCTCTTCCCCACAGAACCTGGTCCTCCCCgaccccaccccttcccctgaGGCCCACATGGCATGCTGCTCACCACCAGCCCTGCGTCCTACTTCCTGGCAGCCCCAAGCTCGCTCTTGACTTCACTCTGGAGCTTCTACAGGGGAGCCTTCCAACCTGCCCCAATGAGCCGTGGTCATTGCATGGAAGAAGCGAGAACACCGTAGGCCAGAGCAGGCTTTATTGGGGCCGTGTAAACCCCAGGGAGAGGCAGGACGTGGACCACAGAGAGTCATGTACAGGCTGCGCTTTCACTTGTCttctctgtctcagtctcctgaagaGCCCGAGGAAGTCAAGTCTCCCCACCATGAGTGAGGGGTCTGGTCTGACAGTTGGGCCTTCAGAGCCAGGCACGTGGACCGTGTCAGAAGCGCCACCTGGTGGTGACTGGGATGCTGGCAGGGAGGAGCTGAGGGCAAAACTCTAGTGGAAATTTCCCAGGTCGGTCCCACGCCCCGGTGACAGGGTGAACCCTGAGAGGAGCCCCCAAACTGGAGGCAATTGTCTTTGAGGTAACCACTCACCCCAGCTTTTCAGAGACCAGAGGCAAGACATTTCTGGCTAAGAGCCATGGATAGTTGTTCCATGCGTTTTGTGGTTTCTTATCCCAAAAGGGCATGAAGTCACAGTAGGCAGTGACATGGTAAACAGCCAGGGCCTGAGAGGGAGTCCTGATGGGCACACCTTGTCTAAACTGCTTTGGCCTGGAAGCTGAATTGCTGTCCTCTTGCACCCCTGGGGCAGGCTGCCCCTCTTCCCCCACACAGGCCCACTGGGGAGGAGGACTCTTGATTCTGGTTTCAGACTTGCTCTAAGGGGCAGACCCATGCATTCCTTCCTCCCCCCATTACTCttattttcttcccctcccttttGCTCTCCCAAGTCTGAAATCACAAGATAGGGGGCATGGTCAGGAatcgggggtgggggggtgggggtgggggtcatcCTGTCCCCTACCTCATCCCTCCCTGCACAACAGATGGCATCCCTGCTTCTGGGCCTCCCCAGCTGCACGAACAGCTTCTGGTGGAAGAGGCCTACTCGCTGTGTGACTAAGAGGACTAGCCAGGACAGTCTGGTTTGGGTCCACTGAGCCAGTGGATCAGTGTCCTGAGATGAGTCTCCAGAGATGTCCTGAGTGGGGCACAACATGGCAGTGAGTGAGTCACAGAACCTCACAGTAGGGTGCAGCAGGTGGTCAACAGCTCAGCGCCAGTGCCACAGAAGGCAACCTTTAACATGGTGAGTCCACATGCTCAACGGGTCTGTTGACTGATGGGTAGATGGTTCAAGCTGCTTAGCAGGGCAAGCCTTGACTGCCCCCACCTCCAGCTTTTCCAGGAGCTGGCCCTTCCTGGGTGGTGGCCATAATTCTGAGGCCCCAGTGGGAGCCCAGCAGGACAGACAGTGCCCTCCATTCCTCGCCCAAAGCCCGCTGATAGAGGGCCAGCCCTGGGTTGGGTGTCAGGCAAGGAGGAGAGGCGATCCAGACCAGGCCAGCTGCTTCCGTCACCCGCTCTGCCCTCTTACCCCACCAGCTTGCTCCATTGGATGGTACTGAAAAAGGGATGGGACTTGAGTTTGCTGACACCACCTTCTCCCATGCCCAGGCGCCGGGTAGGCTCGAACTGCAGCAGCTGCAGAGAGAGGCCCAGTCAGCTGGGCCACTCCAGCTGTGGAGGCATGGGGTGACCTCCAGGGACTCCAACCACTATGGCCTCTAGGGGGCCTGCTCCCTGGCAGCCTGGCCCACAGAACCCCCATTTTACCCTGGGAACATTGGTGGTGGTTGGCCACCAACATATAGAAATGTGTTGCCCCTACTGCCCTCTGCACCCACATCAGACACTGAGCACGAAGCACACGTGGTTCAGACACAGTTCTGTGCCCCTCCCAGCACCTTCCTCAGGCTAGGCAGCTGCTTCCTCTGGCCGGGCTACACCTCACCTCAGTCAGCAGAGAGGCCGCTGGGCGACTGAGCCACTCGGGCAGCTGGAGCTGGGTGTGGGCCTGGATTCCTGAAGGGTGGCTCTGGGACAGTGCCTGGGAGGACACAGGGAAGGGCCTCTGAGGAGGCAACCCCAGGACCGTCTACACTCCAGTGGCagccaggattttttttccccatgtcaCAGCCCATGAGGAGGATGACAATAATGATAGTTGCTACAGCCAGACACAGTGCCTGATGGCTAAGCAGTGCCTTTATGTTATCCACGAAAGGcaagaaacaggcccagagaggtaaaggGACTTGTGCTGAGTTCAGGGTTTGAACCTAGGTCTCTTGGCTCCAAGCTTGCTAGAAGCAACTATCTTGGGTTGCAATCAGGGCAGGCACTCTTG
This genomic stretch from Homo sapiens chromosome 14, GRCh38.p14 Primary Assembly harbors:
- the DLST gene encoding dihydrolipoyllysine-residue succinyltransferase component of 2-oxoglutarate dehydrogenase complex, mitochondrial isoform X1, whose product is MPPVPSPSQPPSGKPVSAVKPTVAPPLAEPGAGKGLRSEHREKMNRMRQRIAQRLKEAQNTCAMLTTFNEIDMSNIQEMRARHKEAFLKKHNLKLGFMSAFVKASAFALQEQPVVNAVIDDTTKEVVYRDYIDISVAVATPRGLVVPVIRNVEAMNFADIERTITELGEKARKNELAIEDMDGGTFTISNGGVFGSLFGTPIINPPQSAILGMHGIFDRPVAIGGKVEVRPMMYVALTYDHRLIDGREAVTFLRKIKAAVEDPRVLLLDL